In Cicer arietinum cultivar CDC Frontier isolate Library 1 chromosome 7, Cicar.CDCFrontier_v2.0, whole genome shotgun sequence, the genomic window aaaaaagaatcaacaCTCACTTATTTACtgaaaaattgaaatgatattGTAAGTGTATATATCAATTCTCAATTCATCACATTAATGGGAATAGGAGTCTAATATGGAGTACATTGTataatttgttaaatattttagtaCAAAGTGTGTAGACTAGTACACATTGTATTTTCAAGGCCTGGTATTGAAATGGCGCTATTTTAAATCGGAAAGTTGGCTTTTGTACCCCCTCAATTAACCCTGTACcccctcatttaaaaaatttatttttaaatatccaAACTACCCTTGATAAAActgtaaaaaattttaaaaaaaaattttaccggaaatttcagaatgaatgaaatttccggtagttataaatgaataccggaaatttcagaataaatgaaatttccggtagttataaatgaataccgaaaatttcatttttgaaatttccggtagttataaatgaataccggaaatttcagaataaatgaaatttccggtagttataaatgaataccggaaatttcagaataaatgaaatttccggtagttataaatgaataccggaaatttcagaatNNNNNNNNNNNNNNNNNNNNNNNNNNNNNNNNNNNNNNNNNNNNNNNNNNNNNNNNNNNNNNNNNNNNNNNNNNNNNNNNNNNNNNNNNNNNNNNNNNNNNNNNNNNNNNNNNNNNNNNNNNNNNNNNNNNNNNNNNNNNNNNNNNNNNNNNNNNNNNNNNNNNNNNNNNNNNNNNNNNNNNNNNNNNNNNNNNNNNNNNNNNNNNNNNNNNNNNNNNNNNNNNNNNNNNNNNNNNNNNNNNNNNNNNNNNNNNNNNNNNNNNNNNNNNNNNNaaaattaataataataataataataataataataataataataataataataataataataataactgccAAAATCTAAACCCTCGTTGAAAAATTCGGTAGTTAGTTTTTGTTTAccgaaaattttgttttttgaaatttccggtagttaatccagaaatttcaaaaatccggtagtttCAAAAATTTGCTGGGTTGCTCCTGCCCAAAAAGTTAAGGAAATTTaaaaaaggaatgaaatttccggtaaacaaactggaaaattgaaaaatctgGTAGTTAAAAATgtataccggaaatttcaaaaaatgaaatttccgggaaggcaaccagaaatttcaaatttccgggaaggcaaccgaaaatttcaaatttccggtattgattttaaactaccggaaatttcaatcctcaTGAAATATCCGGTAAAaattttttttcagaaaaattcactTTTCCGAATTTTTCAAGTGTGGGGTACAACTGTTTTGATTTAAGGTTATTTTAGGTATTTCactcaaaaaacattaaattgagggggtataagtttaaatggggggtacaaaagctaacTTTCTTTAAATCGTGGACCATAATCTATTTGACCAAAAAATGGACCACAACCCATTTGACCCAATTAAATGGACCATAAGCCATAATAACCTATGAAGAAGTACTGGAACAATGGCCCATGCAGATGCTGAGAtccaataaataatattttggaaatttttcaCTCACCCCTACATTCTAAAAAcctcttaatttttaatatttgtctatattttaaatCCTATTTGGattgaaaaattgaaacaaGATTTATCCGGAGTTTATTCCAAATTGTAAATACTAACTTGTAATTTTTTCatgattttttacatttttaaaaattagttaatctGGAGATGTCAAACAAGATtcataaatattgatattagtcATCTATTACTTATTCATTAGAGATGTCAAACAAGATtcataaatattgatattagtcATCTATTACTTATTACTTATTTCGTTAGATAAAAACATAATATGTGTTATTTTACATGAGTATCGATCTGATGAATATTCAACGGATCTAATTTTACAATATCTATATACATATGTAGATATCTATGGACAccatgtttaaaaaaaaattgcattttgtaaaaaataaattgtaactaTATTATAATTCATTCCTCCTTTATTgccaacataaaaaaaatatttttacattaaaatattaatacatcaCACTCTTTNNNNNNNNNNAAATTTTAGTCACTCTACAAAAAGTAATTAGAACTGATTGAACCAATTAGTCCAGTCAAGTTTTGATTATCTTATTTGTAAGGGCTAACATCACTTATTATTTCCTATAATAAAGGGATAAGTCTTGTTTTAGCTccattatttttttactctatCTCTACAATATAAGATTCTCCCGCTTTTAGTCTTTGAGAgatctaaatatttaattatatctatataatataattccTTGAGTAGATTTAAATTTGACCTTGGAGTTGAATTGATCAAAATTATCACTCACGATCTTCTTGTTGAGAAATATGATGTAATTcaaattagttagttagttagaacTACCTAGACATTTAGTTAGAGGTGACTAGacagttagttagttagttagaacAAAGTCTAGTTTGTTAAAAGCTATAAAAGGCAATGTGTATGTAAgcaaaaattaagtaaaaataataaagctTTTGATCCTCATCATTTTGATTAGTGTGAATTTTTAGATTTCAATTTCCTTTGTGATTTGTTCCAACAAATTGGTATAACAGAGCAAGGTTCGATTCTTAGCCAAAAAGAAGATGGAAAAGAATGGTCATTTCCCAACAAATCTTCCTATTTTTAATGGAAAGAACTATGAGCGTTGGTGTGCTCAAATGAAGGTGATTTTCCGGTTTCAAGATGTGCTTGAAGTCGTTAATGATGGTGTTTCTGAATTGGTAGCAAATGCAATTGATGCTTGAGAAGATCATAGATGTTGAAACTGCAAAAGGAGCTTGGGATACTCTCAAGAGTGCAAATGAAGGTGCTGATAAGTTGAAGAAGGTGAAATTACAAAGTCTTCGAAGGCAATATGAGTTATTGCAGATGATTGAGCCATAAACTATTGCCGAGTTTCTTACAAGGCTACTCACATTAACAAATCAGATGAAGTCGTGTGGAGAAGCGATAACTGAGTTGATGAAGGTAGAGAAAGTCCTGAGAACTTTAACTCCTAATTTTGATCACATTGTGGTGGCTATAGAGGAGTCAAAAAATATCTCATAACTGAAGTTAGAAGAACTTCAGGGTTCCTTGGAGGCTCACGAATTGAGGATCAAGCAGAGAAGCTCAGACAAAGTGATTGAGCAGGCTCTACAAGCTCAAACATCAAAGAAGAATTTTATTGATAGAAGAAAGTTCAAGAAGGGGAAATGGAagaatcaaaaaagaaaaagatcatGTGAGGACACTAGTGAACAAGGTGCTCATGAAGGGAACAAGAAAGAAGGAAATACAAAATACAAGAAAATGTTTGACAAGAAAGGAATTCAGTGCTTTAATTGCCAAAAGTATGGtcattttgcaaatgaatgcaAGCATAACAAGAGTCTTCAAAGGAAAGATGATGAGGTGCAATATGCAAATGATGAAGATTCAGATTCAGAAGGGGTATTGTTGATGGCAGCCACCAAACCAGAAGTGGAGCAATCTGAGTTTTGGTACTTAGATACAGGCTGCTCAAATCATATGACTTGTAATAAATATTGGTTCAAGAATTGGAACATGGAGGTGAAAAGAAAGGTCATGTTTGCAGACAACAGTAGTGTCACTGCTGAAGGTATTGGTAGTGTAAATTTTATGAGCAAAGATGGACAAAGTTCCTACATAAACGATGTGCTTTATGTTCCAAGCATGAAGAATAACTTACTCAGTCTTGGACAACTACTGCAAAAGGGTTTTTCTATGAGGATGGAGGAGAGTCAACTTGTAACACCctctcttttttattaattaatttaaaattcttaatcttgtttatcctttttgattaatttagtgtgacgatagtaagataattattatttggatgtctaattatttgatgaagtatttttatattaaataattcattattagaatttttattattgactaattaaaactcgtagaaatATCTGTCTTatagtgaacaatgaccaagccaattttgactaagtcaaaattgaatcacccacactactatttttataactatattttattttaataacatttattttatactgtgtccattcaaatgtgtaactagcaagaataaatacatgaatgccaattaattcttaacggttggtcattgaatgacattattccaatttaattccttattcatgtgtgcaattaaacttAATGAAGATAATTATTCACTCTCTGTGATGAGTCTATGCctcctttattagtcacatacaccTCTCCTTCTTAGGACACGATTAAACTTGCAGTAGAGaaaaataagtcataatcactCACACGCCATTACCAACATTAcgtttatctcaaatattttctaagtcaCTCAAACAACCATTCTTACATTCCATCGCATTCTGATAGAAGCTATACACTTTTATTCATCTTGGCGAGATTCTCGAGGGCTTTATAGTGCCATCTGGAAGAAAAACACTTGAGGTAAGGGCTTTTTCCCCATGCagagttaggctagatattaaattaacgattcgtaagatattgatatgatgtctggatgtcttaaaagaaaaaggtcgattttattttcgtcgtaaagaaattaactataatgctttgattgtttcttttgagtaatatctctatcttgatgaaattaattatagagttatatttttattatcataccttgatcaatatgtttgttgtgaaaatgtttaatgccatacatgttttagagtacttaattataaagttataatttttataatgatataattaCTAATAcgtttattatgatgtatttgattttaattcttgacttttgagtattttaaatttaaaacttgacttttatgaacaatatatgtgtcttgatgagaattttgtatttttttaattttaacaatatgagaaaattgattattgaatgcattaatgaatagtccATTTTTAGAATGCGAAAAACTTTATAGtaaaaggaatgaaatttatgttgttattgtattcttggtgatatgagttttaatttttatcaataacatgtagtgattttgagatatttgtttacatttgatgtgttgaagttattgagttctaactatgaacatccatgaTAACGTAAATTTGGTGTTTTATgtaatatacaaaaaaattaatctggAATAATTTGTCTTtatggttgcctaagtggctggtgatctGTGGTTTGAatagttttctttgtggttgcctaagtggctagttatttgtgttataatttttctttgtggttgcctaagcgGCTAGTGATCTGTACATTtcgaacatcattatcattgtcatgacataccatatgcatctttgCAGACGCCTTaatggctggtttaattttctccattggtatgagtgacttctatgacataccatatgcatatatgtttaggacatgcataatttgcatacattttattgtcattgttatttttatataattatttgttataaggtgagttactacttgttatttagatacattttataatttttgatacaccttacgaattataaaaatcaatttctctaaatcttttattacaaaaagattttatatttatattctatGGTTGTTAACAATGCTTGTTGTTAACACGCGTGGGAAAAAggggtactttaataaaataataataatgcttGTAGTGATAAAACCattgtgttataatttttaagtttatttacttttcatcgtcgattttaaatagaaatgcggaggcggggtccttccgctaggaaaaacttgaattattctATTTCTAAGTGAAccattttctacaattagtaaattgtctttacaaaaataataatatccgatAAATTGCATTGtgttatttcttaaaatgaaatcaaactatttactagagaaattttattgatcatatgatgaactactttaaaaaaaatatatataatgtcgtttttgaaagaaaataaatatttttaagtaatgtctttGATCAAAATCCGGGGCGTTACACAACTAAAGTTGTATGATGCAAATTGTAGACTAATCTTAAAAGCTCCTTTTTCCAGCAATAGGACTTTTAAGATCAGATTGCAAGTGACAGAGCATATATGCTTTTCAACCACAAAAGAAGATGAAAACTGGAGATGGCATAAGAGGTTTGGACATTTGAATTTCAGAAGCCTCAGCTCATTAGAAGAGAAAAGGATGGTACATGGTCTTCCTGTCATAAAGATGCCAACTCAAGTTTGTGAAAGATAGAGTCAAAGCAGCCCAAAAATTCTTTCAAAACAGAAATAACAAGCAGATCAAAGAAAAAAGTTGAAGTGTTATTTTCTGATGTGTGTGGTCCATTTGAGGTCAAGTCACTTGGAGGTAACagttattttgtttcttttattaataaatatactaGAATGATGTGGGTATATATAATCAAGGAAAAgagtgaagtatttgatgttttcaaaaagtttaaaataatgGTTGAAAAACAAAGTGAATGTGTGATTAAGACTTTTAGGACTGATGGAGGTGGGGAGTACAACTCATTGGAAtttgcaaaattttgtgaaaatGAGGGAATTGTACACGAAGTAACATCACCTTATACACCTCAACACAATGGTATTGCTGAGAGAAGAAATATGACTATCTTAAATATGGTAAGAAGCATAATGAAGGAGAAATGAATACCTCACTATCTGTGGGGAGAGATAGTAACAATGACTGTTTACATTTTGAATAAATGTCCAACCAAGAAATTGGGTGATGTCACACCTGAAGAGGCATGGCTAGGAAGGAAGCAAAGCGTGAAACACCTCAGAATTATTGGTTCTCTATGTTTTAGACATGTTCCTAAGCAATTTAGAAAGAAATTGGATGATAGGGCTCAACCAATGGTGCTACTTGGTTATCATTCAACAGGAGCGTACAAAATGTTTGATCCAAGGCAGAGAAAAATTGTCATAAGCAAAGACGTTGTTGTAGATGAATTAAAAGGTTGGAAGGTTGGAGCTGGGATACAAACTCTGCATGCAGCAATGATAAAAAAGTATTTGTGGTGCTTGAAAACAGTCAAGACAGTGAAGAACAGGTTGAAGCACCTGCAGAAACAGAACCGGTAAGAAGAGCACAAAGGGAAAGACATCAACCAGTCAGGCTTGATGGCTATGAGTTACTTCCAGATTTCAACAATTACTGCAGAAGgtgaattaattcattttgcATTACTTGCAGAGGCAGAACCTGTCAGTTTAGAACAAGCACTGAGTCATGTGCAGTTGAAAGAGGCAATGATAGAAGAATTAAAATCAATAGAGAAGAATAAGACTTGGGAGTTGGTGTCCTTGCCAAAACTGAAAAGATCCATAGATGTAAAATGGGTCTACAAGATGAAAATGAAGCCAAATGGAGAGATTGCAAagtacaaagcaagattagttgcAAGGGATTCTTTTGCAAAAGCATGGACTGGACTGGATTTCAATGAGGTTTTTGCCCCTGTGGCCAGAATTGAAAATATAAGGCTTGTAGTAGCATTGGCAAATAAGAAAGGTTGGTCATTATATCAGCTTGATGTAAAATCTGCATTTCTCAATGGTCCATTAGAGGAGGAAGTCTATGTGTGTCAGCCACCTGGGTTTGAACTAAAAGGGCAAGAAGACAAGGTGTATAGGCTTAGAAAGGCCCTGTATGGATTGAAGCAGGCTCATAGAGCCTGGAATAAAAGAATTGATACTTTTCTCTTAGAGCAAAAATTCACAAAGTGCACAAAGGAGTATGGTGTGTATGTGAAAAAATCAGCAGCATCAAATCATCTCATAGTGTGCCTCTATATTGATGATTTACTTGTAACTGGAAGTAATGAGAAGGAAATCTCTGAGTTTAAGAAGAATATGATGTCAGTGTTTGAAATGACAGACTTAGGCTCGCTATCATATTTCTTGGGTATGGAGTTTGTGACCACAAGCAAATGAATTTTTCTGCATCAAAGAAAGTATGTTACTGATATTCTGAAAAGGTTCAACATGGTTGAGTATAAACCAATAACAACTCCAGTAGACATTGGAATCAAGCTTGAGAGGGATGGAACTGATGAAATGGTAGATGCTACACTCTATAAGCAGATTATGGGTTCCATGAGATATCTTTGCAACACAAGACCAGATTTGACATATGGTGTTAGACTGATAAGTAGGTTCATGGACAAGCCAAGGGCTTCTCATCTAGTTGCAGCAAAAAGAATACTTAGATACATCAAAGGAACACAAGACTTTGGAATACTATTTCCTGGAAAGGATGATCAAACAAATGCAAAAGTTTATGGATATTCAGACTCTGATTGGAGTGGAGACAAAGATGACAGGAAAAGCACAGGGGGATATGTGTTCATGTGGAAAAGCACCAATATCTTGGTGTTCTAAGAAGCAAAGTGTGGTTGCATTGTCCTCATGTGAAGCTGAGTATGTGGTTGCAGCCTTGGCAGCCTGGCAAGCGACATGGTTGGAAATGTTACTCGATGAAATTGACTTTAATGGAGCAAATATAATGAAGCTGTTAGTAGACAACAGATCTGCAATAGATTTAGCAAAAATTCCTGTAGCACATGGAAGAAGCAAGCACATTGAAACAAAGTTTCATTGTTTGTGTGATCAAGTTAACAAAGAAAAGTTGCAGCTGATGCATTGCAAAACTGAAGTTCAAGTGGCAGATGTGCTGACTAAACCACTGAATAAGGGCTGATTTGAAGAACTCAGAAGAATGCTTGGAATGATGTCACTAACAAATGTGAATTAAGGAGGTGTGTTGAGAAATATGATGTAATTcaaattagttagttagaaCTGCCTAGACATTTAGTTAGAGTTGACTAGacagttagttagttagttagaacAAAGTCTAGTTTGTTAAAAGCTATAAAAGACAATGTGTATGTAAGCAAAAAGTAAGTGAAAATAATAAAGCTTTTGATCCTCATTATTTTGATTAGTGTAAATTTTTAGATTTCAATTTCCTTTGTGATTTGTTCCAACACTTCTCTCCATTGGTACTATTAATCAATTTGCGAATTTTTACCTTATATAAGAGTTGAACCTTGTACCTAAATAATAAGTATTATGATTCTTTTACTCCCATCATCCATTTTTACAATATGAGTCATTTGTCAACAATTTAAACATTTCCAAATCAATCAAAGATTTGAATTCAtgtttttcaaagaaaaaaaaagacaagATTTGTGTCTATGCATATTTTGGTATTGGTCCCCTAGATGTCGATACATCTCTGGTGAGCACTCCTTTCCGCTTCACAACTCAGGCTTCCATACATGATTTCTACTTTAACACCCTTCCTTTCCTTCATTCAACCAAACaagtttatgttttttctttgcAAATTTTTGAATGCTAGTTTCTTAGTGTATATATTTTAAGTGTCAGCAGTACTTTTGGTCTCTCTAATAATTGGCAATATGGTTTTAACccttagaatttttttaatccatCTTTATAATATAAGATTCTTTCACTTTTAGTCATAAatggaatataaatattttaaaaaaattatgtagtattttaatgtgacaAATAAAATTCTTTGATGACAATATTAAAATGATATGACATTTTTACAATATTTGAGTAATCATCAGtaaattaaaaattctaaaataaaataaaaatttaacttcatgctttttcaaaaaaaaaaaaaaaaaagaggacaCATGTGTTtatgattttgttgttgttggtatGTTTAATGTTGGTCCATCTCTAGTGGCTCCCTTCTGCTCAACAACTCGTCATCCATACACGATTTCTATTTGAACAAAGCAagtttgcatttttttttttttaatttgtttttcaagTTTATGAATACTAGTTTCTTAGTATATATATCTGTAAGGGTTAATAGCACTTTTCATTTATGTAATGTTGGGTCAATTTGACTTTATCtccttcaacttttttttaatttgatccctataatataatatttttccaCTTTTAGTCTTTGGTGGAAtctcaatatttaaaaatgatgatGAGGCCAAAAAAAGGACGTGAAAGTGAGGGTGGTATGACAACAATTTTATTGGTTTTGAAAGGCAAGGGAGATTACATTCTTGAGGAATCAAACATGaactattaatttttgaaagctTTTTCTCATGTGGTGTTGTTTTAATGGGTTTGATGGCTAAGACAAAGGAGATTGATAGGATTTGTGAAAAGAGTGAAGAGTTTTTTCttggtttatttttgtttttctctaaAGCTTTTTAATAATGagtttgttgttatttttatttttcattgttaacggcaagttagatattttatttacttaattgtgactaacatattataaaattgccacatcatttaaatattgaaagaaatgtattttgtttgtcgCATCATCAATTTTAAATGCTTAAATTTTTCTAAGGattaaaaatggaaaatttatattgtaggaacacaaatatttgaaaagatTAAAACTATATTAACTTCATATTACTTGGATCAAAATTGCTATTAACTTGATTTATAATAATGTATGTGGCTAAAATTATGAAATAGAAATTAATTGcgtgttaaatatattttagaaaattttagtattcctactttattttatatttttaacatgAACACATTTTAAGTGTTACTCATCtcaaaatttgtttcttttatttagTGTTTCAAATACTTGGTTTTTGGATGTTAAGAATACAAAGTAACTTCAGAAACCTCGTAAACTTGTTTACTTCTCAAAATTCTTGTTTTCACTTTCACttcaaataatatatgaaagaaagtaaagattcaatatttttaacaccacttttttgtttttgcaagttttgaaaacaaatctagcattataaataaaattaaaaatatcaaaatattatttttattgttttgggTCTCTAACTTGTTTTCCATCCTCTCTTTATCCCAATTGTTAATTACGTGAGTACTTTTTAATCTCTTTGTCATGATCAATTTAAAATGCACCAAACTTTAGAAAAAACCACCGATCCAATTCAAAGAGGAAAAGCAAACTTGCATGCAAATGACATGTATTTAGCtattgttgaaaataataattgacaAGATTTTCCAACCTTAAAAGATAGCGAAAGATAAAGTAGGCGATGAAGGGTTTCATCTACTCATTGTCAGAAATCACAATGGTTGAAAAATTCAAGAGATTGTTTAAATGTAACTACATTGTTGTGATGATATGGTTCTCAAAATTCAAGATATTGTTTAAATTCAAGTGTGAGTAGTTAGTTCCTTATTAACTAGAATGAAAGAAATGTTGGATATATAAAAGATGTGACAGACACATATAATTATTGCCTTAAAGTTTTTAGTTGAAATGCATTGTCAAAGTCTCATGCGGTCTTGGAACATTTGATCTGTTGTTGCTCCTGGTGCACTTCTAGTCTCCCCAACAAATAATATCAAAGTCATGGGTCGGTTTTTGTGGGGGAGTGGGACATGGTTTGGTTTTTGTGGGGAGTGAAACTAAATCCTAGTGTGGATCAAGTATAGTAATATGGGTGACTCAAATTTGAGGTAAATTGTTGAAATTCAAGTGTGAATAGTTAGTTTTTCATCGACTAGAAATGAagaaaatgtcttatatataagAGAGGTGACCATATACCTATTCTTTTAAGGTTTTAGGTTGAGATGTCAAAATATCTTGTGGTCCTGAATTTGTGTTCTCCTAATGCTCTCCAAACTCTCCATCGTGCACTTAATTTTGTTGATGTCATTTGGTATCTTATTTACATTCAATTGCAAGTTCTTTGATAAGATAAGAAATTTGTTCTTCAACTTTTGGAGTTTGAGTAGAATATTATTTCTTGTGTATTTAAGATACTAAGTAATGAATTTATATCGaagca contains:
- the LOC105852602 gene encoding uncharacterized protein, with the protein product MEKNGHFPTNLPIFNGKNYERWCAQMKQMQLMLEKIIDVETAKGAWDTLKSANEGADKLKKLEELQGSLEAHELRIKQRSSDKVIEQALQAQTSKKNFIDRRKFKKGKWKNQKRKRSCEDTSEQGAHEGNKKEGNTKYKKMFDKKGIQCFNCQKYGHFANECKHNKSLQRKDDEVQYANDEDSDSEGVLLMAATKPEVEQSEFWYLDTGCSNHMTCNKYWFKNWNMEVKRKVMFADNSSVTAEGIGSVNFMSKDGQSSYINDVLYVPSMKNNLLSLGQLLQKGFSMRMEESQLVTPSLFY